TCCATCTTGAATCATCTGACGGGGTCATATATGCTCCACCTAAAATCTAACACTGTGTAAGTCTAAATCTCATACATTTAGAACAACTCAAAGCAGACCTCCAAATCATGTTCCACAGAGGAGCAGGCAAGGACATACTACGGTCAGGCTCCAGGGTCTGTTGGACAGACAAGTATAAACATTAAGTTATAGCTATTCGAGACCACACCTCTTATCAAGGttgctttctttaaaagttgatcCCACTCCGAACATGAGTATTATTAGTActttattgtaaatgtgtatctggatgtgagttcctggctggttctggtcctccacagtcctcttcatcagcttctgttttcacctgtttagCTGAGCTGCTATCTGGaggctctgcctctctgttctcctcagtCTGATGAAGCTGTGAAGACTGACGACCGACACACTGATGGTCTCTGAAAAGTTTATAGAAAGTGAATCTTTCGTCACAAATCCTGCACCTGAAGCGGTTATCCTCTGTGTGGATTATCTTGTGCATCTGTAAACTTCCGCTCTGTGTAAAAGATTTCTTACACACTGAGCAGCTgtatggtttctctcctgtatgaattCTCATGTGACTCTTCAGATTTCCACGTACATTAAAAGCTTTACCACACACTGAGCAACTGAACGGTTTCTCTCCTGAATGAATTGTCATGTGTCTGTTCAGATATGCCTTGCATAAAAATCTTTtatcacacactgagcagctgaaAAGTTCCTCTCCAGTGTGAGTTTTCATGTGTAGCTTCAGTTTTCCACTTTCACTGAAACCTTTACCACATACTGAGCAAGTGAACGGCttttctcctgtatgagttctcatgtgttGCTTAAGTTTTCCATTTTCACTAAAAGCTTTACTACAAACTAAgcaattaaattgtttttctcctgtatgaACTCTCACATGTCTCTTCAAATGtgacttttgcaaaaatctttGATCACAAAatgagcagctgaatggtttctctcctgtgtgaattcTCATATGACTCTTCAGATTAGCATGTCCATTAAAAGCTTTACTACACACTGTGCAACTGAAtggtttttctcctgtatgaACTGTTGTGTGTCTTATCAGATAAGCCTTGCACAAAAATGTTCTATCACAGAAcgagcagctgaaaggtttctctcctgtatgattTTTCATGTGTTGCGTCAGTTTTCCGTTTTTACTGTAGGCTTTACCACACACTGAGCAAATAAAGGGTTTCTCTCCTGAATGAATTGTCATGTGTCTCTTTAGATATGCCTTGCACAAAAATCTTTGATCACAAACTGAGC
The DNA window shown above is from Plectropomus leopardus isolate mb unplaced genomic scaffold, YSFRI_Pleo_2.0 unplaced_scaffold16722, whole genome shotgun sequence and carries:
- the LOC121964689 gene encoding gastrula zinc finger protein XlCGF57.1-like, translated to CSVCKKSFTQNRTLQTHLKTHTREKLFSCSECGKRFAQKTHLKTHMTIHTGEKPFSCSICDQRFVQKTHLKRHMTVHTGEKQFNCSVCDKSFSENGNLKQHMKTHTGEKPFICPVCSKAYRKNGSLKQHMKTHTGEKPFSCSVCDQRFLCKAYLKRHMTIHSGEKPFICSVCGKAYSKNGKLTQHMKNHTGEKPFSCSFCDRTFLCKAYLIRHTTVHTGEKPFSCTVCSKAFNGHANLKSHMRIHTGEKPFSCSFCDQRFLQKSHLKRHVRVHTGEKQFNCLVCSKAFSENGKLKQHMRTHTGEKPFTCSVCGKGFSESGKLKLHMKTHTGEELFSCSVCDKRFLCKAYLNRHMTIHSGEKPFSCSVCGKAFNVRGNLKSHMRIHTGEKPYSCSVCKKSFTQSGSLQMHKIIHTEDNRFRCRICDERFTFYKLFRDHQCVGRQSSQLHQTEENREAEPPDSSSAKQVKTEADEEDCGGPEPARNSHPDTHLQ